The following are from one region of the Gossypium hirsutum isolate 1008001.06 chromosome D03, Gossypium_hirsutum_v2.1, whole genome shotgun sequence genome:
- the LOC107909473 gene encoding SKP1-like protein 1B, translating into MSSSGRKITLKSSDGESFEVDEAVALESQTIKHMIEDDCADNGIPLPNVTSKILAKVIEYCKKHVEAPKTDDRSADDELKSWDADFVKVDQATLFDLILAANYLNIKGLLDLTCQTVADMIKGKTPEEIRKTFNIKNDFTPEEEEEVRRENQWAFE; encoded by the exons ATGTCGTCGTCGGGGAGGAAGATCACCCTTAAGAGCTCGGACGGCGAATCATTCGAGGTTGATGAAGCGGTGGCGTTGGAGTCGCAGACGATTAAGCATATGATCGAGGACGATTGCGCTGATAACGGGATACCGTTGCCTAATGTTACGAGCAAGATCTTAGCGAAGGTGATCGAGTACTGCAAGAAACACGTCGAGGCTCCTAAGACAGACGATCGATCCGCCGATGACGAGCTCAAGAGTTGGGACGCTGACTTTGTCAAGGTCGATCAAGCCACTCTCTTTGATCTCATTCTG GCAGCGAACTATTTGAACATCAAGGGTTTGCTGGATCTCACTTGCCAAACTGTTGCTGACATGATCAAGGGAAAGACCCCAGAAGAGATCAGGAAGACTTTCAATATCAAGAATGACTTCACCCCGGAAGAGGAAGAAGAGGTTCGTCGGGAGAACCAGTGGGCATTCGAATGA
- the LOC107909474 gene encoding pentatricopeptide repeat-containing protein At3g51320, with amino-acid sequence MYGCCGVFEFAINVLIEMSQRDIASWNSFINVCVKVWNLGLAHQLFDKMPKKNVVSWNIMIKGYLKAGNPGCALKLFRQMVKTGLMGNEKTGASVLSACSKSARLKEGRSVHGFLIKNGMKSNIIIDTALVNLYCNCQKVGLARRMFDKIRNRNRVCWNAMILGHCIHGNPKDGLKLFTDMVEETIISPDEITFVGVLCACARAGSVPDGRNYFHQMINKFGIKPNFAHHWCMANLYVGVQLFQEAEDILRQMPDSAEDISSDSVLWANLLSSCRFREGVTVGERIATSLIAKEPKNFTYYQLLLNVYAVAGQWEDVAKMKQIMKEKGIERVAGCNLLDLKNIVHNLKVSEQWREGMDQRDVKLAES; translated from the coding sequence ATGTATGGTTGTTGTGGGGTTTTTGAGTTTGCCATCAATGTGTTAATTGAAATGTCTCAAAGAGATATTGCCTCATGGAACTCTTTTATTAATGTGTGTGTCAAAGTTTGGAATTTGGGTTTGGCTCACCAACTGTTCGATAAAATGCCTAAGAAGAATGTGGTTTCTTGGAATATTATGATTAAAGGGTATTTAAAAGCTGGGAATCCGGGTTGTGCATTGAAGTTGTTTAGGCAAATGGTGAAAACGGGATTAATGGGGAACGAGAAGACTGGCGCTAGTGTACTTAGTGCTTGTTCCAAGTCAGCTAGATTAAAGGAAGGAAGATCAGTTCATGGATTTTTAATCAAGAACGGCATGAAGtctaatataataatagataCAGCTTTGGTTAATTTGTATTGTAACTGCCAGAAAGTAGGATTAGCTCGTAGGATGTTCGACAAGATCAGAAATAGGAACCGAGTTTGTTGGAATGCAATGATTTTAGGGCATTGCATTCATGGAAATCCCAAAGATGGACTAAAATTGTTCACTGATATGGTGGAAGAAACGATCATTTCTCCTGACGAAATCACTTTCGTCGGCGTTCTATGTGCTTGTGCTCGTGCAGGATCGGTACCAGATGGCAGAAACTATTTCCACCAAATGATCAACAAATTCGGTATAAAACCGAACTTTGCTCATCATTGGTGCATGGCGAATCTTTACGTTGGCGTTCAACTTTTCCAAGAGGCGGAAGACATCCTAAGGCAAATGCCGGATAGTGCCGAGGACATATCATCTGATTCGGTTCTTTGGGCTAACTTGCTCAGCTCATGTCGGTTTAGGGAGGGCGTAACTGTTGGGGAAAGAATAGCAACATCGTTGATTGCAAAAGAGCCTAAAAACTTCACATATTATCAGTTATTGTTGAATGTGTATGCTGTGGCAGGTCAATGGGAGGATGTTGCTAAAATGAAACAGATAATGAAGGAAAAAGGGATTGAAAGAGTTGCAGGGTGTAATCTTTTAGATTTAAAGAACATTGTTCATAATTTAAAAGTGAGTGAACAATGGAGGGAGGGTATGGATCAAAGGGATGTTAAGCTTGCTGAAAGCTAG